A stretch of Triticum aestivum cultivar Chinese Spring chromosome 1D, IWGSC CS RefSeq v2.1, whole genome shotgun sequence DNA encodes these proteins:
- the LOC123179976 gene encoding putative F-box/LRR-repeat protein 23, with protein MDDDAGEGEGEVEIRDWAGMPSDALFAVFGRLDVADILTGAGRACRAWRRLADGDPALWRRLDMTHHGDILETEEAEAMARAAVDRAAGTLQSFCADTFVTDSLLSYISGRAPSLKSLQLSMCDEVSNEALAEAVKSFPQLEELEITFCSLNSNVCESVGRACPHLKSFRLNERWTILQRGFAAFEGMDDDTGALGIASSMPELRDLQLIGNNLTNTGLAAILDHCPRLESLDVRRCCNLQMDDALRSKCARIGNLRLPRDPITDFKYRAYLAISDDYPGGSDIEVDMYDDLLDVVTDEEDAEFDDMADYIDGVGSDADMYDDVFDDV; from the exons ATGGATgacgacgccggcgagggcgagggcgaggtcgAGATCCGCGACTGGGCGGGGATGCCGTCGGACGCGCTCTTCGCGGTGTTCGGGAGGCTGGACGTGGCCGACATCCTGACGGGCGCCGGGCGGGCGTGCCGCGCGTGGCGCCGCCTCGCCGACGGCGACCCCGCGCTGTGGCGCCGCCTCGACATGACCCACCACGGGGACATCCTCGAGACCGAGGAGGCCGAGGCCATGGCCCGCGCCGCCGTCGACCGCGCCGCCGGCACCCTCCAGTCCTTCTGCGCCGACACCTTCGTCACCGACTCCCTCCTCAGCTACATCTCCGGCAG GGCACCCTCGCTGAAGAGCCTTCAACTCAGCATGTGTGATGAAGTATCCAACGAGGCGCTGGCAGAGGCAGTCAAGAGCTTTCCTCAGCTTGAGGAGCTGGAGATCACATTCTGCTCCCTGAACAGCAACGTGTGCGAGTCAGTCGGCAGAGCCTGCCCACACCTGAAATCCTTTCGGCTGAACGAGCGCTGGACGATCCTCCAAAGGGGGTTTGCAGCCTTTGAGGGCATGGATGATGACACGGGAGCGCTCGGGATCGCGAGCAGCATGCCCGAGCTCCGAGACCTCCAGCTGATCGGCAACAACCTGACCAACACCGGACTGGCCGCGATCCTCGACCACTGCCCCCGCCTCGAGTCCCTCGACGTGCGCCGCTGCTGCAACCTCCAGATGGATGATGCCTTGAGATCCAAGTGCGCCAGGATCGGGAACCTCAGGCTTCCCCGGGACCCCATCACCGACTTCAAGTACCGGGCTTACCTCGCTATCAGTGATGACTACCCCGGCGGTTCCGACATCGAGGTCGACATGTACGATGATCTGCTGGACGTGGTCACCGACGAGGAGGATGCCGAGTTCGATGACATGGCTGATTATATCGACGGTGTGGGCTCGGACGCTGACATGTATGATGACGTGTTCGACGATGTCTGA